The Chthoniobacterales bacterium nucleotide sequence GCCACCGCGCGAATGAAATAAACATCGTGACTAATAAAAATCAGCGTGCCTTCGTACTGCGCGAGCGCGCCGACCAAGGCATCGATGCTCCCCACATCGAGGTGCGTCGTCGGCTCATCCATCAGGAGAAGGTTCGGCGGATCCAGGAGAAGCTTCACCAGCGCGAGACGCGTTTTTTCTCCGCCGCTTAGAACGGCCGTCGTCTTGAAAACATCGTCTCCACGAAACAGAAACGAACCAAGGACCGTCCGGGCAACCTGCTCCGAAACCGGGTCGGGCATGTCGCGCGCCGCTTCGAGCACCGTTTGCCTTGGATCCAGCATGTCGACCCGGTACTGCGAGAAATATCCGACCTTCACATTGTGCCCGGTCTCGCGTTCGCCTTTTTGCAAAGGCAGGACGCCAGCCAGCAATTTCAGGAGCGTCGATTTCCCTGCCCCGTTCGGACCGACCAGGACAGTCCGTTGTCCCCTCTCCGCTTCGAAATCCAGGCCGCGATAAACCACCAGATTGCCGTAGGCATGATCGACGGCCTTTAGCGTAATCACCCGATGCCCGCTCCGGGGCGGCTGCGGAAAACGGAAATGGACCGTCCGCTCCCGCGCGACCGGCGCCTCGATCTTCTCCATCCGGTCGATCTGCTTCAGTTTGCTCTGCGCTTGTGCCGCCTTGCTCGCCTTGGCGCGAAACCGGTCGGCAAACAATTGCAGGGAAGCGATCTCCTTCTGCTGGTTCTTGTAGGCGGAGAGCTGTTGTTCTTCGCGAGCTTCACGTTGTTCGACGTAGCTGTCCCAGTTCCCGCGATAACGATTCAAACGGCGATGCGCGATTTCGATAATGGAACCGACCAGCTGATTCAGGAATTCGCGGTCGTGCGAGATCATCAGGATCGCGCCCGGATAACTTTTCAAATATTCCTGAAACCAGACCAGCGACTCGAGATCGAGGTGATTGGTCGGTTCGTCGAGCAGCAGCAAATCGGGCTCCTGGACAAGGAGACGCGCGAGATGGGCGCGCATCACCCATCCGCCGCTCAGCGCCCGCGCAGGCCGATCAAAATCCGATTCGCGAAAGGCGAGGCCGGCCAGGATGCGCTTCGCCTTGGGCTCGAGCTGCCAGCCGCCATGTTCGTCGAAGATGTGCAGCGCATCATGGTGCTCCACCGAATCTTCCGGCGTCGTTTTCATGATGCGCTGCGCCTTGCTCAACTCAGGCGAAACCGCGCTGGCCAATTCCAAAACCGTTTCTTCGCCTGCCGGAGCATGTTCCTGCGGGAGAAATCCGATCGTGGCCGATTTCTCGATCGAAATTTTCCCCTCGTCCGGCGAAGCCTCGCCGAGGATAAGAGAGAAGAGCGTCGATTTCCCGGCGCCGTTCGGTCCAACGAGCCCGACACGATCGCCGCGGTTTACCTGGAGCGACGCGTCTTCAAAAAGCGTGCGGCCGGCAAAGGCTTTTGTGACCTGAGAAATCGTGAGCATGCGAGCGGCGGCGAATCTCGCGAATTGATCGCGGCGCGCAAGGAGGCGCGCGGATTTCAGATTTTAGATTGCAGATTGCAGATTGAGGGAGGCTTCGATCTATCGCTGCTAACCGCGCGCAAATCTGCAATCTACAATCTGCAATCTGCAATCCCTTTACTCGTTCCAAATCCTCGACAGACTCGAGGTAGGAACTTCCGGAATGGCGAGGCCAGCCGCGGCATAATGCGAGGTATCGTTGAAAAGCGTCAGCCGTGCGCTCACCACGTTTTTGAAGTCGACTATGTTTAGCGCCGCCGGATTTTGATCGAGATTATCGCGGTATCGGCGCGGGTCGAAGCCAAGCAGGGAACTGAGAAGCAGCCGGATCGTGGCCTTGTGGGAAACAACGAGCACATTCGATTCGGGATGATTCCGCACAATATCCATCAGCACGGGCAGAGCGCGCGCCGTCACCGCCAGCCCACTCTCACCGCCGAGGGGCGCGAAAGTGTATGGATCTTTCTCCCAGGCGTCGGCTTCCTCCGGAAAAGCGTGCTCGACTTCTTTCCGAGTCATTTGCTCCCAACGGCCATGCGAAATTTCCCGGAGCCCGTCGCGTCGTTGCAATTCGAGCCCGTGCGGTTCGGCCAGGATTTGCGCGGTCTCAACGGTCCGCCCCAGCGGCGACGCGTAGATCGCGGCCATCTTTTCTTTTGCGAGACGAACCGCAAGTCGCCGCACCTGTTCCCGGCCTTCATCGGACAATTCCACGTCGGTAGCGCCGGCGAAACGGTCTTCCGCCGACAACACGGTGGCCCCGTGCCGGACCAGGAAAATTCGGGTATGCATTATTCGCTCCTTCCGTCTCCGGTTTCCGCCTTCTTCCTTCTTCCTTCTTACTTTCGTTGTCCCCGGCGAGAATCGAACTCGCATTTAAGGTTTAGGAAACCTCCGTTCTATCCGTTGAACTACGGGGACGATGGATTTGCGATTTTCGATTTGCGAATGCCGATTGTCCAGAGCCGATCCCCTTGCCACCCGCCGGCGGCGATCTGTCTCGCCATCGTCGCCGAAAGTCTTGTCGATTAGCGTGGCGTAAAACATAATCGATTTGTGCGCGCACTTTCCAGGATTGTCGTTCTTCTCACTTTGGTCGCTGTTTCAGCGGCGGCCGATAGCGCGCCGCAAGGTGGCGGCACAACCGCTCCACCTAACAACTCCGAGCTGTCCAATATGAGCACCCGGGGCTTTGTCCTGACCGACGATAACGTCATGATCGGCGGATTCGTTCTCGGAAGAGGGAGCAACACGACAGAGATCGTGGTTCGGGGGATTGGACCATCGCTGGCTGGCCTCGGCCTTGATCCAATCCTCGCCGATCCTGCTCTCGAACTCTACGACGGTAATGGGACGCTCCTGATCGCAAACGACGATTGGCAGGATAATCCCGCGCAAGCCTCGGAGCTTGTTTCGGTCGGCCTTGCGCCCCAGAATGCCAAGGAATCCGCCGTGTTGATGTCGCTTCCCCCGGGCGCCTTCACCGCTATCCTCGGCGGAAGGAACGGCGGGACCGGGATCGGGCTGGTCGAGCTCTACAACGTTCATTAGCCCCGAAGCTATTGAACCGCGGATGACGCGGATAACACGGATGAAAAGAATCCGAACTGTCCATCCTATCCGTGAAAATCCGTGTTGTCCGCGGTTGAAGTCTGCTCGTCGAGCACTGCATATTCCACGTAAATTTTGTGTCTTGTCTCGGGTCTAGCAGTCGGACACAATCAGGCATTCACCCCTTCGCCCTTGGTCTGAATCGGCAGGCCGGATTTTACCTGGTTTCGGTCACAATGCTGCTGGCCGCCAGTGTGGCATCCGTGCGCGGGCAATCCGCCCTCGACGGCTTCGACCCGAACGCGAACGGAACAGTTCGCGTTATCGTCGTCCAGCCGAACGGCAAAATTCTTATCGGCGGCGACTTTACCAATGTCCTCGGCTTACAGCGTAACCACATCGCACGCCTCAACCACGACGGGACTGTTGATGCCGACTTTGACCCCAATGCGAATGGCAACGTTTTGTCGATCGCGGTGCAGGCAGATGGCAAGATCCTGGTCGGAGGCTCGTTCAGCGGGGCGAGCAGTATTGGCGGACAGGCGCGTAATCACATTGCCAGGCTCGATGCCGTGACCGGACTGGCAGATTCGTTCGACCCGAACGCAAACGGTGATGTCAAAGCCATCACCCTTCAGAGCGACGGCAAAATCCTCGCCGGCGGCCTTTTCACCAGTATCGGCGGGCAGGTGCGTAACCGCATCGCCCGGTTGGACGGCGCCACTGGACTGGCCGATTCCTTCGATCCCAACGCGAACGGCGATGTTAATGCAATCACGCTTCAAGCCGACGGCAAGATCCTGGTAGGCGGTGCATTCGCCGGAGCTAATAGCATCGGCGGGCAATCACGGAACCGCATCGCACGACTCGATGCTGGGACCGGCCTGGCTGACTCACTCGATCCTGGCGCGAATGGGTCGGTTAACTCCATCGCCC carries:
- a CDS encoding ATP-binding cassette domain-containing protein, which codes for MLTISQVTKAFAGRTLFEDASLQVNRGDRVGLVGPNGAGKSTLFSLILGEASPDEGKISIEKSATIGFLPQEHAPAGEETVLELASAVSPELSKAQRIMKTTPEDSVEHHDALHIFDEHGGWQLEPKAKRILAGLAFRESDFDRPARALSGGWVMRAHLARLLVQEPDLLLLDEPTNHLDLESLVWFQEYLKSYPGAILMISHDREFLNQLVGSIIEIAHRRLNRYRGNWDSYVEQREAREEQQLSAYKNQQKEIASLQLFADRFRAKASKAAQAQSKLKQIDRMEKIEAPVARERTVHFRFPQPPRSGHRVITLKAVDHAYGNLVVYRGLDFEAERGQRTVLVGPNGAGKSTLLKLLAGVLPLQKGERETGHNVKVGYFSQYRVDMLDPRQTVLEAARDMPDPVSEQVARTVLGSFLFRGDDVFKTTAVLSGGEKTRLALVKLLLDPPNLLLMDEPTTHLDVGSIDALVGALAQYEGTLIFISHDVYFIRAVAKTVLHINAGKLTPYAGDYDYYLDKSRATSARAGLVDPNSDCRASAPLASSTATAGAAPALQKPGMREARDQRRAEAEQRKAEAKLKRDHEKKVRDLEMQILKLEGRQKELTEELEKPETYERGGAATQLNRELLAVTADLERLTVEWEKMGAVA
- a CDS encoding histidine phosphatase family protein, with product MHTRIFLVRHGATVLSAEDRFAGATDVELSDEGREQVRRLAVRLAKEKMAAIYASPLGRTVETAQILAEPHGLELQRRDGLREISHGRWEQMTRKEVEHAFPEEADAWEKDPYTFAPLGGESGLAVTARALPVLMDIVRNHPESNVLVVSHKATIRLLLSSLLGFDPRRYRDNLDQNPAALNIVDFKNVVSARLTLFNDTSHYAAAGLAIPEVPTSSLSRIWNE